From a region of the Chitinophaga caseinilytica genome:
- the acs gene encoding acetate--CoA ligase, with protein MSYPYQLKSFDEYKQAWQHSVTDPEGFWANVADHFYWRRKWDKVLEWDFKQPDVKWFTGAKLNITENCLDRHLGTLGNQPAIIWEPNDPEERHRILTYRELYNKVCQFANVLKNNGVKKGDRVCIYMGMIPELAIAVLACARIGAIHSVVFGGFSAQSIADRIQDAQASLVITCDGAFRGAKDIPLKSVIDDALMACPSVKKVIVCTRTRTPVSMLKGRDVWWEDEIKAVETQGNPPVPAEEMDAEDMLFILYTSGSTGKPKGVVHTCAGYMVYANYTFINSFQYKPGQVFFCTADIGWITGHSYIVYGPLSAGATTLMFEGVPTYPDAGRFWDIVDKYRVNVLYTAPTAIRSLMGFGLGPVNHKDLSSLTTLGTVGEPINEEAWHWYKDQIGKGRCPITDTWWQTETGGIMIAPIAGITPEKPGYATLPLPGIQPVLVDENGQEITGNGVNGNLCIKFPWPGMIRTTYGDHERCRTTYFSTYDNLYFTGDGCLRDEDGFYRITGRVDDVLNVSGHRIGTAEVENAINMHAGVVESAVVGYPHDIKGQGIYAYVISELHVKDPELTKKDIMQTVARIIGPIAKPDKIQFVSGLPKTRSGKIMRRILRKIAEGELENLGDTSTLLDPAVVEEIKLGKL; from the coding sequence ATGTCGTACCCGTACCAACTCAAGAGTTTTGACGAATACAAGCAGGCCTGGCAGCACAGTGTTACGGATCCGGAGGGATTCTGGGCCAATGTGGCGGACCATTTTTACTGGCGCCGCAAATGGGATAAGGTGCTGGAATGGGATTTCAAGCAACCGGACGTAAAATGGTTCACCGGCGCGAAGCTGAACATTACCGAAAATTGTCTCGACAGGCACCTGGGCACCCTGGGCAATCAGCCCGCCATCATCTGGGAGCCCAACGATCCGGAGGAGCGCCATCGCATCCTTACTTACCGTGAATTGTACAATAAGGTTTGCCAGTTCGCCAATGTGCTGAAAAATAACGGCGTGAAGAAAGGCGACCGTGTTTGTATTTATATGGGGATGATCCCCGAGCTCGCCATCGCCGTACTGGCCTGCGCCCGCATCGGCGCCATCCACTCGGTGGTTTTCGGCGGCTTCTCCGCACAGTCGATCGCCGACCGTATCCAGGACGCCCAGGCTTCCCTGGTAATTACCTGCGACGGGGCTTTCCGCGGCGCAAAAGACATTCCGCTCAAATCCGTGATAGACGATGCCCTTATGGCTTGTCCGTCCGTTAAAAAAGTGATCGTCTGCACCCGCACCCGCACCCCGGTTTCCATGCTCAAAGGCCGCGACGTGTGGTGGGAAGACGAGATCAAAGCCGTGGAAACACAAGGCAACCCGCCCGTTCCCGCCGAAGAAATGGATGCTGAAGACATGCTCTTCATCCTCTACACTTCCGGCTCCACCGGCAAGCCCAAAGGCGTGGTGCACACCTGCGCCGGCTACATGGTTTACGCCAACTACACCTTCATCAATTCGTTCCAATATAAACCCGGCCAGGTATTTTTCTGCACGGCAGACATCGGCTGGATCACCGGTCACTCCTACATCGTGTACGGCCCTCTCAGCGCAGGCGCCACCACACTCATGTTCGAAGGCGTTCCCACTTACCCGGACGCCGGCCGCTTCTGGGACATCGTCGACAAATACCGTGTAAACGTGCTCTACACCGCGCCCACCGCCATTCGCAGCCTCATGGGCTTCGGGCTCGGGCCGGTCAACCATAAAGACCTCAGCTCCCTCACCACCCTCGGCACCGTGGGCGAGCCCATCAACGAGGAAGCCTGGCATTGGTATAAAGACCAGATCGGTAAAGGCAGATGCCCCATCACCGACACCTGGTGGCAAACCGAAACAGGCGGCATCATGATCGCCCCCATCGCCGGCATCACCCCGGAAAAACCAGGTTACGCCACCCTCCCGCTGCCCGGCATCCAGCCCGTGCTCGTGGATGAAAACGGCCAGGAAATCACCGGCAACGGCGTGAACGGCAACCTCTGCATCAAGTTCCCCTGGCCCGGCATGATCCGCACCACCTACGGCGATCACGAACGCTGCCGCACCACCTACTTCTCTACGTACGATAATCTCTACTTCACCGGCGACGGCTGTCTGCGCGACGAAGACGGATTTTACCGCATCACCGGCCGCGTAGACGATGTGCTCAACGTGAGCGGCCACCGCATCGGCACCGCAGAAGTGGAAAACGCCATCAACATGCACGCCGGCGTCGTGGAAAGCGCCGTGGTAGGCTATCCGCACGATATCAAAGGCCAGGGCATCTACGCTTACGTCATCTCCGAACTGCACGTAAAAGATCCCGAGCTTACGAAAAAAGATATCATGCAGACCGTTGCCCGCATCATCGGCCCCATCGCGAAACCGGACAAAATCCAGTTCGTGAGCGGCCTGCCGAAAACACGCTCGGGCAAAATCATGCGCCGCATCCTCCGCAAAATCGCCGAAGGCGAACTCGAAAATCTCGGCGACACGTCTACCCTGCTAGACCCTGCCGTTGTGGAGGAAATCAAACTCGGAAAACTGTAA
- a CDS encoding L,D-transpeptidase, translating to MWRICCLILLLPLFAFEHNYADLYTVRLDPSRIDADKVFLLVDKSDYRMYVYEDVTLIKIYKVVFGSNDQSDKLVEGDKRTPNGTFRIQQKRVDGRWSRFMLLDYPNSESYEKHGRRVNAGQVRSDASLGGGIGIHGVESASGILDYYVDRRINWTLGCVSLKNGDINEIYNVVKVGTPVVIRP from the coding sequence ATGTGGCGAATTTGCTGTCTGATCCTCCTGTTGCCGCTTTTCGCGTTTGAGCACAACTACGCTGACCTTTACACCGTCCGGCTGGACCCGTCCCGCATCGATGCGGACAAAGTTTTCCTCCTGGTCGATAAAAGTGATTACCGCATGTATGTGTATGAAGATGTTACGCTGATCAAAATCTACAAAGTGGTTTTTGGCAGCAATGATCAGTCAGACAAGTTGGTGGAGGGCGACAAGCGCACGCCCAACGGCACGTTCCGTATTCAGCAGAAGCGGGTCGACGGGCGCTGGAGCCGGTTTATGTTGCTGGATTATCCGAACAGCGAGTCGTACGAAAAGCACGGGCGCCGAGTGAATGCGGGGCAGGTAAGGTCTGATGCGAGCCTTGGTGGCGGCATCGGGATTCATGGGGTGGAGAGTGCATCGGGCATTCTGGATTATTATGTAGACCGGCGCATCAACTGGACGTTGGGTTGCGTCAGCCTGAAAAACGGGGACATCAACGAAATTTACAACGTCGTGAAGGTGGGAACGCCCGTCGTGATCCGCCCGTAA
- a CDS encoding M16 family metallopeptidase: protein MRKMFLLLVSATMLVQAAFSQSAPPVWKEAQSGGYKYRFIPGDPMQARFYTLSNGLTVILSVNKKDPRIQTLIGVRAGSNSDPATHTGLAHYLEHLLFKGTSKFGSLDWAKEKPLLDNIEKLYDTYNRTTDEAKRKAIYRQIDSVSGVAATFAIANEYDKMMTNMGAQGTNAHTWVEETVYQEDIPSTAVDKFLAVQAERFRDPQFRIFHTELEAVYEEKNRGLDNDGRKMYETSLTALFPTHNYGQQSTIGTIEHLKNPSLIEIRKFYNKYYVPNNMAIIFAGDFDPDYVIRKVDAAFSYMKPKPVTEYTGPKEHPITQPIVKEVFGPDAENISLAFRMPGATDTRNTVLLNVVAYVLSNGKAGLLDLNLNQQQKLLRASISLYPWKDYSVFSLNGRAKQDQSLDDVKDLLLSQLTALRNGDFDESLIKAIVNNIKLDEIQGLESNETRANSLMDAFIKHRGQNWNYDVGMIDAMSKVTKKDITDFANKFLTNNYVLLYKRKGEDKDIAKVDKPPITPVAVNRDAQSDFLKKVAAMPETPVQPLWLDFQKDIQKGKAGPAELLYVQNKDNSLFRLHYRFDMGNFSDRQLGMALEYLKLAGTDKFTSEDISKQFYQIACNFSVNVENEETTVTLSGLQENFDKAVALFDHLLTQCKADEKVLTGLKNRMLKSRADNKLNKASILRGLRSYATYGAKNPFNLQLSNEELNALTAEGLVQQLHDLSNIRHSVIYYGPATMASVSGDVARLHKQPAAFKDAKPAAAFTRTVNTGNKVLFADYDMVQAEVNWVRNTDGYDASRTAVVDLYNNYFGYGMGSIVFQTIRESKALAYSTYAFYASPVKKDDKYSMLAYVGSQADKINEAIVGMNELLTTLPESDKAFETARSSMRKGIETERITQDGIVFNYLGALKLGLNSDIRKSVYERAGQLKFSDLQQLHQTEVSGKPYTYCIVASEKRLAADDLKKYGDVQKLSLEEIFGY, encoded by the coding sequence ATGAGAAAAATGTTTCTGCTCCTGGTATCGGCCACTATGCTGGTTCAGGCAGCCTTTTCGCAGAGCGCTCCACCGGTATGGAAAGAAGCCCAGTCCGGCGGCTACAAGTACCGCTTTATTCCCGGAGACCCGATGCAGGCCCGGTTTTACACCCTCTCCAACGGCTTGACCGTTATCCTCAGCGTTAACAAGAAAGATCCCCGCATCCAGACGCTCATCGGCGTCAGGGCCGGCTCCAACAGCGACCCAGCCACCCACACCGGCCTCGCGCATTACCTGGAACACCTCCTGTTCAAAGGCACCTCCAAATTCGGCAGCCTCGATTGGGCAAAGGAAAAACCCCTGCTCGACAATATCGAAAAACTGTACGATACCTATAACCGCACCACCGACGAAGCCAAACGGAAAGCCATCTACCGGCAGATCGACAGCGTTTCCGGCGTTGCGGCCACCTTCGCCATCGCCAACGAGTACGATAAAATGATGACGAACATGGGCGCCCAGGGCACCAACGCCCACACCTGGGTCGAAGAAACCGTGTACCAGGAAGATATTCCCTCCACCGCCGTCGACAAGTTCCTCGCCGTACAGGCAGAACGCTTCCGCGACCCCCAGTTCCGCATCTTCCACACCGAGCTCGAAGCCGTGTATGAAGAAAAGAACCGCGGGCTGGACAACGACGGCCGGAAGATGTACGAAACTTCCCTCACCGCGCTGTTCCCCACCCACAACTACGGCCAGCAATCCACCATCGGTACCATCGAGCACCTGAAGAACCCCTCGCTCATCGAGATCCGCAAGTTCTACAACAAGTACTACGTACCGAACAACATGGCCATCATCTTCGCCGGAGACTTTGATCCGGATTACGTGATCCGTAAGGTAGACGCGGCTTTCAGCTACATGAAGCCCAAGCCCGTTACCGAATACACCGGCCCGAAAGAGCACCCCATCACCCAACCCATCGTGAAGGAAGTGTTCGGGCCCGATGCCGAAAATATCAGCCTCGCATTCCGCATGCCGGGCGCAACAGACACCCGCAACACCGTGCTCCTCAATGTGGTGGCCTACGTCCTGTCTAACGGCAAAGCCGGTCTGCTCGATCTCAACCTCAACCAGCAACAGAAACTCCTCCGCGCATCCATCAGCCTCTATCCCTGGAAAGACTATTCCGTGTTTTCGCTCAACGGCCGCGCCAAGCAAGACCAGTCGCTGGATGACGTGAAAGATCTCCTGCTGTCGCAGCTCACCGCGCTCCGCAACGGCGATTTCGACGAATCCCTCATCAAGGCGATCGTCAATAACATCAAGCTGGACGAAATACAGGGGCTCGAATCCAACGAAACCCGCGCCAATTCCCTCATGGACGCGTTCATCAAACACCGCGGCCAAAACTGGAATTACGACGTGGGCATGATCGACGCCATGAGCAAAGTGACCAAAAAAGACATCACCGACTTTGCCAACAAGTTCCTGACCAACAATTACGTGTTGCTCTACAAACGCAAAGGCGAAGACAAGGATATCGCGAAAGTAGACAAGCCGCCGATCACGCCCGTAGCCGTGAACCGCGACGCGCAATCCGACTTCCTGAAGAAAGTGGCCGCCATGCCCGAAACGCCCGTGCAGCCGCTCTGGCTCGATTTCCAGAAAGATATCCAGAAAGGCAAGGCCGGCCCCGCGGAACTGCTGTATGTGCAGAACAAGGATAACAGCCTTTTCCGCCTCCACTACCGTTTCGACATGGGCAACTTCTCCGACCGCCAGCTCGGCATGGCGCTGGAATACCTGAAGCTCGCCGGCACCGATAAATTCACGTCGGAAGACATCAGCAAGCAATTCTACCAGATCGCGTGCAACTTTTCCGTGAACGTGGAAAACGAGGAAACAACCGTAACGCTTTCCGGTCTCCAGGAAAATTTCGATAAAGCCGTGGCCCTGTTCGATCATTTGCTGACGCAGTGCAAGGCAGACGAAAAAGTGCTCACCGGGCTGAAGAACCGCATGCTGAAATCGCGTGCAGACAACAAGTTGAACAAGGCGTCGATCCTCCGCGGGCTGCGCAGCTACGCAACCTACGGGGCTAAAAATCCCTTCAACCTGCAACTCAGCAACGAAGAGCTGAACGCGCTGACGGCCGAAGGGCTGGTGCAACAACTGCACGACCTTTCCAACATCCGCCACTCCGTGATTTATTACGGTCCGGCTACGATGGCGAGCGTTTCCGGAGACGTGGCGCGCCTGCATAAACAACCGGCTGCTTTCAAGGATGCGAAACCGGCCGCGGCGTTTACCCGCACGGTGAACACCGGCAACAAAGTGCTGTTTGCCGATTACGATATGGTACAGGCCGAAGTGAACTGGGTGCGCAATACCGATGGGTACGACGCTTCCCGCACCGCGGTGGTTGACCTTTACAACAACTATTTCGGTTACGGGATGGGCTCCATCGTGTTCCAGACCATCCGCGAATCCAAGGCGCTGGCGTATTCTACGTATGCATTTTACGCTTCGCCCGTGAAGAAGGACGATAAATATTCCATGCTCGCGTATGTAGGCAGCCAGGCAGACAAGATCAACGAAGCGATCGTGGGAATGAACGAGCTGCTGACCACACTTCCCGAATCCGATAAGGCGTTCGAAACGGCGCGGAGCAGCATGCGGAAAGGTATTGAAACCGAGCGCATCACGCAAGACGGTATCGTGTTCAATTACCTGGGCGCCCTCAAGCTGGGGCTCAATTCCGATATTCGCAAATCCGTGTACGAGCGCGCCGGCCAGCTGAAATTCAGCGACCTGCAACAGCTTCACCAAACGGAGGTTTCGGGTAAACCTTACACTTATTGCATCGTGGCGTCGGAGAAAAGACTGGCGGCCGACGATCTGAAGAAATACGGCGATGTACAGAAACTTTCCCTCGAAGAAATTTTCGGTTACTGA
- a CDS encoding outer membrane beta-barrel protein, which yields MKCKILLSCLLVFVSAAALAQRQAAIDTIQIKGLVIVKGRNAEGKNVFRAYQDTGYARQKLKKNLHTRWLVFDVGFNNYRDESDYNGAAIVSLHPANNSGFLGSSYASPVYYDKSFDYSGAALNSFAPRMASQPLTPSEFKLIPGKSMNVNIWVIMQKLNLYKHKINLIYAAGLEMNNYRFARNISYVPGYPTTIIRDTVNFSKNKLFVEYLSVPLMLNYTANPARPNRSFKMSMGVQGGYLLKARTKQISEERGKERLTDEFSLNKWRFALTGELGYGPVKLYSNFALTPFTSMGSSSIHFQLVLGLTDSNLYI from the coding sequence ATGAAGTGTAAAATTTTACTCAGTTGCTTACTGGTCTTCGTTTCTGCCGCCGCGCTCGCGCAAAGGCAGGCTGCGATCGATACCATTCAGATCAAGGGGCTGGTGATCGTCAAAGGCAGGAATGCCGAAGGGAAGAACGTGTTCAGGGCTTACCAGGATACGGGATATGCCCGCCAGAAGCTGAAAAAGAACCTCCACACCCGCTGGCTCGTGTTCGACGTGGGTTTCAATAACTATCGCGACGAGAGCGATTACAACGGCGCGGCCATCGTGTCTTTGCACCCGGCCAATAATTCCGGTTTCCTGGGATCGTCTTACGCCAGTCCTGTTTATTATGACAAGAGCTTCGATTATTCCGGTGCGGCGTTGAACAGCTTTGCTCCGCGGATGGCGAGCCAGCCGCTGACGCCTTCCGAGTTCAAGCTGATCCCCGGGAAGTCGATGAACGTGAATATCTGGGTCATCATGCAGAAGCTGAACCTGTACAAGCATAAGATCAATTTGATCTATGCGGCAGGCCTGGAGATGAATAATTACCGTTTCGCGCGGAACATCAGCTATGTACCGGGTTACCCGACCACGATCATCCGCGATACGGTGAACTTTTCGAAGAACAAGTTGTTTGTAGAGTATCTGTCCGTTCCATTGATGCTGAACTATACAGCCAATCCCGCGCGCCCGAACCGGTCTTTCAAGATGAGCATGGGCGTTCAGGGCGGGTACCTGTTGAAGGCACGCACCAAACAGATCAGTGAGGAGAGAGGCAAGGAAAGATTGACAGACGAATTCAGCCTGAACAAATGGCGTTTTGCGCTGACCGGCGAATTAGGTTACGGCCCTGTTAAATTATATAGCAATTTCGCACTCACCCCCTTCACGAGTATGGGCTCGAGCAGTATCCATTTTCAGTTGGTTTTAGGTTTAACGGATTCTAATTTGTACATTTAA